One Flagellimonas sp. CMM7 genomic region harbors:
- a CDS encoding choice-of-anchor B family protein: MLRPTLLTLLAAFLIFGCSSDDGGDPNSGNGDMNNGDGPNLGTGLVTTSSSPCQGGTASIYPCNGYDLLFQMDLNAFGASAANDIWGWTDTPNNREYAVIGLDNGTAFVDITDTENPVYLGKLLTATVASTWRDVKVYGNHAFIVAEATNHGMQVFDLTKLRNVENPPQQFTADARYEGIGNAHNIVINEEIGFAYPVGTARNDAFNGGVHFIDIQNPTSPNGVGGYGTNGYTHDAQVITYNGPDADYTGREIFIGANENQIAIADITDKDNPVEIGTLMYGNIGYTHQGWFTEDQRYFILGDELDETDFGFNSRTLVFDLTDLDNPTLHTTYLGPTGAIDHNGYVLGDEFFLANYTAGMRVLDISDIENETITEIAFFDTYPSNDTARFNGVWSVYPFFESGKIIINDTDSGLFVVQKSN; the protein is encoded by the coding sequence ATGTTGAGACCTACTTTATTAACGCTCCTTGCGGCGTTTCTTATTTTTGGGTGTTCAAGTGATGATGGAGGTGATCCCAACTCGGGCAATGGTGATATGAACAATGGTGATGGCCCCAATTTGGGTACCGGTCTTGTAACTACAAGTTCATCACCATGCCAAGGCGGTACCGCTTCAATCTACCCTTGTAACGGTTACGACCTATTATTTCAAATGGACCTAAATGCCTTTGGGGCTTCCGCAGCAAATGATATTTGGGGATGGACAGATACTCCAAACAATAGAGAGTATGCCGTAATAGGTTTGGACAATGGAACAGCCTTTGTTGATATTACCGATACCGAAAACCCTGTCTATCTGGGAAAACTTTTAACTGCTACCGTGGCTAGTACTTGGCGAGATGTTAAAGTATATGGCAATCATGCTTTTATTGTTGCGGAGGCGACAAACCACGGCATGCAAGTTTTTGACCTTACCAAATTGCGGAATGTTGAAAACCCGCCCCAACAATTTACTGCGGATGCCAGATATGAGGGAATAGGAAATGCACATAACATTGTAATCAATGAAGAAATAGGTTTTGCATACCCAGTTGGAACAGCTCGTAATGATGCTTTCAACGGAGGGGTTCATTTTATTGATATTCAAAATCCAACAAGCCCCAACGGAGTAGGAGGGTATGGGACCAACGGCTACACGCACGATGCTCAAGTAATCACCTATAATGGTCCAGATGCAGATTATACTGGGCGCGAAATATTTATTGGAGCCAACGAGAACCAAATTGCAATAGCCGATATTACGGATAAAGACAACCCTGTTGAGATAGGAACATTGATGTATGGTAATATCGGGTATACCCACCAAGGTTGGTTTACAGAAGACCAGCGGTACTTTATTTTGGGAGACGAGCTTGATGAAACAGATTTCGGATTCAATTCCAGGACCCTTGTTTTTGATTTAACGGATTTGGATAACCCAACTTTACATACCACATATCTTGGCCCAACAGGTGCTATTGATCATAATGGATATGTATTGGGCGATGAATTTTTCCTGGCCAATTACACGGCAGGAATGCGTGTTTTGGATATTTCGGATATTGAAAACGAAACCATTACAGAAATAGCATTTTTTGATACATATCCTTCCAATGACACTGCTCGGTTTAATGGCGTGTGGAGTGTCTATCCCTTTTTTGAAAGTGGAAAGATTATTATAAATGATACTGACTCAGGACTATTTGTAGTTCAAAAATCCAATTAG
- a CDS encoding DUF2721 domain-containing protein, with translation MQLSLSIPALLFPAISLTMLAYNARYLAIAALIRQLHKQYADDATQPVKKQIEQLRKRLSIIKNMQATAIISFLLAVITMFLIYVEQNIWANIIFGASLIELIISLLLSLIEVQLSTKALGIQLKNMEN, from the coding sequence ATGCAATTGTCACTCAGCATTCCAGCGCTTTTGTTTCCGGCCATTTCATTGACCATGTTGGCTTACAACGCGCGCTATTTGGCCATTGCCGCACTAATTCGGCAATTACACAAACAATATGCAGACGATGCGACCCAGCCGGTGAAAAAACAAATAGAGCAATTGCGCAAAAGACTGAGCATTATTAAAAACATGCAAGCCACTGCCATAATTAGTTTTCTGCTGGCTGTAATTACAATGTTTCTCATATATGTGGAGCAGAATATCTGGGCCAATATCATCTTTGGCGCCAGTCTTATCGAATTGATCATCTCTTTACTTTTATCACTTATAGAAGTACAATTGTCCACCAAGGCATTGGGCATTCAGTTAAAGAATATGGAGAATTAA
- a CDS encoding succinylglutamate desuccinylase/aspartoacylase family protein, which translates to MPTEVENKTIVINGDAILPGQNKLVQINIARLPTGTLIDIPVHVFNGKKAGPTILVQAGLHGDEINGVETLRRLLQDNQFKIKKGAVIVVPILNVFGFIHFSRDVPDGKDVNRSFPGSRTGSLASRIAYHYTNEILPQIDFGIDLHTGGGLRHNFPQIRYTLEDQQSKDLALLFNAPFHFSSRLIGGSFRKAAFKMGKPIIVYEAGESMRFDEQSIEIGIRGVKNILIGLEMLSGKAPKKASIQFDSTRWIRASRAGMFIPKVKNGSPILKGQILGAITDTYAKKSKKIKAPFDGFVFCINNQAVVNQGDALFHIGK; encoded by the coding sequence ATGCCCACAGAAGTAGAAAATAAAACGATAGTTATAAATGGTGATGCAATTTTGCCAGGCCAAAACAAATTGGTTCAGATTAATATTGCTCGCCTACCAACGGGCACCTTAATTGATATTCCTGTACATGTGTTCAATGGGAAAAAAGCTGGCCCTACAATTTTGGTACAGGCAGGACTCCATGGCGATGAAATAAACGGAGTGGAAACACTGCGCAGGTTACTTCAGGACAATCAGTTTAAAATAAAAAAAGGAGCAGTTATCGTTGTTCCCATCTTAAATGTATTTGGATTTATCCATTTTTCCAGAGATGTGCCAGATGGCAAAGATGTAAATAGAAGCTTTCCAGGAAGTAGGACAGGATCACTGGCAAGTAGGATTGCGTATCACTATACCAATGAAATTCTACCCCAAATAGACTTCGGTATTGATTTGCATACTGGAGGAGGACTACGTCATAATTTCCCTCAAATTAGGTATACATTGGAAGATCAGCAGAGCAAAGACTTGGCGTTATTGTTTAATGCTCCTTTTCATTTTTCTTCTAGATTGATAGGAGGTTCTTTTAGAAAAGCTGCTTTTAAGATGGGGAAACCAATTATTGTTTATGAAGCAGGGGAGAGTATGCGTTTTGATGAACAATCCATAGAAATTGGAATTCGAGGTGTAAAAAATATTTTGATCGGGTTGGAAATGCTTTCAGGAAAAGCACCAAAGAAAGCTTCAATTCAGTTTGATTCAACTAGATGGATCCGTGCATCTAGAGCAGGAATGTTTATTCCTAAGGTAAAAAACGGCAGTCCTATTTTAAAAGGACAAATATTGGGAGCTATTACAGATACCTATGCCAAAAAAAGCAAAAAAATAAAAGCCCCTTTTGATGGATTTGTGTTTTGTATAAATAATCAGGCTGTAGTAAATCAAGGAGATGCCCTATTTCATATAGGGAAATAA
- a CDS encoding aminopeptidase P family protein has translation MKYHQIKNELFIKNRRKFMAQMKPKSIAVFNSNDIYPVSADSTMPFEQHRDIFYLSGADQEETILVLFPDAMDKKHREVLFVRETNEHIAVWEGAKLTKEKATAISGIETIYWLSDFDKVFFDLMTESDTIYFNTNEHYRQAVETQTREDRFIERCKKEFPAHQWAKSNPILQQIRGVKEPEEIALMQQACDITEKGFRRILQFTKPGVWEYEMEAEYLHEFIRNRSKGFAYTPIIAAGDNANVLHYIENNLQVQDGDLILMDVAAEYANYSSDMTRTIPANGKFTDRQKAVYNAVLRVKNEATKMLVPGTIWAEYHKEVGKIMTSELLGLGLLDKADVQNEDKNWPAYKKYFMHGTSHHIGLDTHDYGELKMPMKPNMVFTVEPGIYIPKEKMGIRLEDDVVIQETGEPFNLMKNIPIEVEEIEELMQA, from the coding sequence ATGAAGTACCATCAAATTAAAAATGAGCTTTTTATAAAAAACCGCAGAAAATTCATGGCCCAAATGAAGCCAAAGAGTATTGCGGTATTCAATTCCAACGATATTTATCCTGTTAGTGCTGATAGCACCATGCCTTTTGAACAGCACCGCGATATTTTTTATTTAAGCGGAGCAGATCAAGAAGAGACCATTTTGGTTTTGTTTCCTGATGCAATGGACAAAAAGCATAGGGAAGTTTTATTTGTAAGGGAGACCAATGAACATATTGCGGTTTGGGAAGGAGCCAAATTGACCAAGGAAAAAGCGACAGCGATTTCAGGAATTGAAACTATTTATTGGCTTTCTGATTTTGACAAGGTATTTTTTGATTTGATGACGGAATCAGATACCATTTATTTTAATACCAACGAGCATTACCGTCAGGCGGTAGAAACTCAAACTAGGGAAGATCGTTTTATAGAACGATGTAAAAAAGAATTTCCTGCCCATCAATGGGCAAAGAGCAACCCCATTTTACAACAAATACGAGGGGTAAAAGAACCAGAGGAAATTGCATTGATGCAACAAGCCTGTGATATTACGGAAAAAGGATTCCGAAGGATTTTACAATTTACCAAGCCGGGAGTGTGGGAGTATGAAATGGAAGCAGAATACCTACACGAGTTTATACGAAACCGTTCCAAAGGATTTGCCTATACCCCAATTATAGCCGCTGGAGATAATGCGAATGTGTTACATTATATAGAGAACAACTTGCAGGTACAAGATGGAGATTTAATTTTGATGGACGTTGCAGCGGAATATGCCAATTACTCTAGTGACATGACACGGACCATTCCTGCAAACGGAAAATTTACTGATAGACAGAAAGCGGTTTATAACGCGGTGCTCAGGGTAAAAAATGAAGCGACCAAAATGCTGGTCCCTGGAACCATTTGGGCAGAATACCATAAAGAAGTTGGCAAAATTATGACCTCAGAATTATTGGGTCTTGGATTGTTGGACAAAGCTGATGTACAGAACGAGGATAAGAATTGGCCTGCTTATAAAAAATACTTTATGCACGGCACCAGCCATCATATTGGATTGGACACCCACGATTATGGGGAACTAAAAATGCCAATGAAACCTAATATGGTCTTTACGGTAGAGCCTGGTATTTACATTCCAAAGGAAAAAATGGGTATCCGTCTAGAAGATGATGTGGTCATCCAAGAAACAGGAGAACCTTTTAATTTGATGAAAAACATTCCCATTGAAGTTGAAGAAATTGAAGAATTGATGCAGGCATAA
- the brnQ gene encoding branched-chain amino acid transport system II carrier protein, translating to MNRKTIAITAFALFSLFFGAGNLILPPQLGFKSGDLWWLVAFGFCLSAVLIPILGILAHAKLQGTMFDFAKKVSPIFSLVYCYLVYAISISLPSPRTASVTHEMAIQPVWDSSSLVTSIIYFALVYIFVVNRSKILDVVGKFLTPGILIILLLIIGASIFTLDFDFGTTEFESPFTHGILEGYQTFDAIGAVVVGGVIIISINLKDDAASYEVKRSLIRKVGWLAGLGLFLVYTGLIITGALFHDSFDAEVSRTALLSGISLKTLGGTANLMLSILVSLACFTTAVGIVTGTADFIKGRFNDSRQAYIITAIIGCILGVLMGQFNVGYIIAVALPALMFIYPITIILILLNVAPENLASAKVFKWVVAATILFSIPDFLGSIGWGEYISGITPWIPLSQFHMGWVLPALAVFVLANFIGKTSG from the coding sequence ATGAATCGTAAAACCATCGCCATAACCGCTTTTGCCCTTTTCTCTTTATTTTTTGGTGCAGGCAATCTTATTCTTCCCCCGCAATTAGGATTTAAGTCTGGTGACCTTTGGTGGCTAGTCGCTTTTGGGTTTTGTCTTTCCGCTGTTCTAATTCCCATTTTGGGCATTTTGGCTCATGCCAAGTTACAGGGGACTATGTTCGATTTTGCCAAGAAAGTATCTCCAATATTCAGTTTGGTGTATTGTTATCTAGTGTATGCGATTTCCATTTCGTTGCCCTCACCAAGAACAGCTTCGGTTACGCACGAGATGGCCATTCAACCTGTATGGGATTCCTCTTCGTTGGTTACCAGTATTATATACTTTGCATTGGTCTATATTTTTGTGGTCAATCGTTCTAAGATTTTAGACGTGGTAGGTAAGTTTCTTACCCCTGGAATATTGATTATCCTCCTCCTTATTATAGGAGCGTCCATCTTTACTTTGGATTTTGACTTTGGAACAACCGAATTCGAAAGTCCATTTACCCATGGAATCTTGGAAGGATATCAAACCTTTGATGCTATTGGTGCCGTAGTGGTGGGTGGGGTGATTATTATTTCCATAAATCTAAAAGATGATGCGGCGTCCTATGAGGTCAAAAGAAGCTTGATTCGCAAAGTAGGTTGGTTGGCCGGACTTGGTCTCTTTTTAGTCTATACCGGACTTATTATTACTGGAGCATTGTTTCATGATTCCTTTGATGCTGAAGTTTCCAGGACTGCCCTTTTAAGCGGTATAAGTTTAAAGACCTTGGGGGGCACTGCCAATCTAATGCTCAGCATTTTGGTAAGCCTTGCCTGTTTTACCACGGCGGTTGGTATTGTAACGGGAACAGCAGATTTTATTAAAGGACGTTTTAATGATTCTAGACAGGCTTATATTATCACAGCCATCATTGGCTGTATTCTTGGAGTATTAATGGGGCAGTTTAATGTGGGGTATATTATTGCTGTGGCCCTACCTGCTTTAATGTTTATCTATCCTATTACCATTATCCTTATTCTTTTGAATGTGGCACCTGAGAATCTTGCCTCAGCCAAAGTATTTAAATGGGTGGTCGCAGCAACCATTCTATTTAGCATCCCTGATTTTTTGGGAAGCATTGGTTGGGGCGAATATATCTCTGGAATTACGCCATGGATTCCGTTAAGCCAATTTCATATGGGATGGGTATTGCCTGCTTTGGCAGTTTTTGTTTTGGCTAATTTTATTGGGAAAACATCGGGATAG
- a CDS encoding ATP-grasp domain-containing protein codes for MILAESKKSAKSIIDTFYKMDTSILLQQYIEEANGEDIRIIVVGNKVVASMKRTSDLDDFRSNVHRGADTVAIKPTAKEQFIALNATKYLGLGVAGVDLMRSKRGPVLIEVNASPGLKGVEAATGINVAKHIIQFVEKNAHRSRK; via the coding sequence GTGATTTTGGCCGAAAGCAAGAAATCGGCAAAATCCATAATAGATACCTTTTATAAAATGGACACCAGTATTTTGCTTCAGCAATACATAGAAGAAGCCAATGGGGAGGATATTCGAATAATCGTCGTTGGAAACAAAGTGGTTGCCAGCATGAAGCGCACAAGCGATTTGGATGATTTTAGATCCAACGTACATCGCGGAGCAGATACAGTGGCCATAAAGCCAACGGCAAAAGAACAGTTTATTGCTTTAAATGCCACTAAGTATTTGGGTTTAGGTGTAGCAGGTGTAGACTTAATGCGTTCCAAAAGAGGACCAGTTTTAATTGAAGTAAATGCTTCTCCCGGTCTAAAGGGGGTTGAGGCTGCTACTGGAATTAATGTAGCTAAACATATAATTCAATTTGTTGAAAAAAATGCCCACAGAAGTAGAAAATAA
- a CDS encoding DUF4448 domain-containing protein, which translates to MKWIAFIVTQQPNIEEKIKEAPDSGYEIGVVIGSYLPFVVLIGIAYAIYYHNKKKRGS; encoded by the coding sequence ATGAAATGGATAGCCTTTATAGTAACGCAACAGCCCAATATTGAGGAAAAAATAAAAGAGGCTCCAGATAGTGGCTATGAGATAGGGGTTGTTATTGGGTCGTATCTGCCTTTTGTAGTACTGATTGGAATTGCTTATGCTATTTACTACCATAATAAAAAGAAGAGGGGTTCTTGA
- a CDS encoding glycosyl hydrolase has protein sequence MKKLLFFCLILPLQAILAQQSSTSVEKVMEALEQKAKMAETSLVKNILLKNIGPSVMSGRVVDLDVNPTNPTEFYVAYASGGLWHTATNGISFTPVLDSSDTQNIGDIAVDWTTGTIWVGTGENNSSRSSYAGIGMLKSTDNGKTWQNMGLHDSHHIGRILINPNNVNEVVVGVTGHLYSSNQERGVYKTSDGGKTWNKTLFINDATGIIDMAFAPNNFNIQYAAAWQKDRKAWNFEGNGAASGIYKSVDGGSNWSLVTTPESGFPTGEGVGRIGLAVFDDNTVYAVHDSQFRREKKATEKKDELIKDDFKTMDKEAFLALDVKKLNDYLKTNGFQEKYRAENVKQMVRSGAVKPVDLAKYLENANSLLFDTPVVGAEVYRSDDAGATWKKMNENFINDLFYSYGYYFAQIRVDPSNKNRIYLAGVPLIKSEDGGNTYTSIGKENVHADHHALWVNPKMPGHLINGNDGGLNISYNDGQHWMKNNSPTVAQFYAINVDNEKPYNVYGGLQDNGVWKGAHNNKQDSHWHQTGENPWKMIMGGDGMQVQIDNRNANIVYTGFQFGNYYRLDLENNKRKYIQPKHELGESPYRFNWQTPILLSPHNQDILYLGGNKLHRSLNQGDDWEAISEDLTQGGKKGNVAYGTIATISESTFKFGLIYTGSDDGLVQVSKNGGGSWENISSSFPKNLWVSEVAASKHKKERVYATLNGYRWDDFAPYVFVSDNYGKSWKNISGNIPASPVNALVEDSENEDLLFVGTDNGLYVSFNRGDTWELFQNGMPNVAVHDLVIQPEAKHLLIGTHGRSIYKADIAALQQINHEVLSKDLVVFGVEDIKHSKSWGNSWSSWITPDTPGLDVNFYCAAPGTCTAKVLTANGTEVSSTEMDVSKGLNVLSYDLAFSKKGKSNFLKKNKMKLTEAKNGKTYLPKGSYVVEISVNGKVEKIEFKIE, from the coding sequence ATGAAAAAACTTCTGTTTTTTTGCTTGATTTTACCTCTTCAGGCAATCCTTGCCCAACAATCTTCAACTTCTGTTGAAAAAGTTATGGAAGCGTTGGAACAAAAAGCTAAAATGGCCGAAACTTCATTGGTCAAAAACATCCTTTTAAAAAATATTGGGCCTTCTGTAATGAGCGGTCGTGTGGTAGATTTGGATGTTAACCCAACCAACCCCACCGAATTCTATGTGGCCTACGCATCTGGCGGATTATGGCATACCGCAACCAACGGAATTTCATTTACACCAGTTTTAGATAGTTCCGATACCCAAAACATAGGAGATATTGCTGTGGATTGGACAACGGGGACCATTTGGGTTGGAACAGGAGAAAACAATTCTTCGCGTTCTTCGTACGCGGGAATTGGAATGTTAAAATCCACGGACAATGGAAAGACCTGGCAAAATATGGGCTTGCATGATTCCCATCATATTGGCAGAATTTTAATCAACCCAAATAATGTCAACGAGGTTGTGGTAGGAGTAACTGGCCACTTGTACTCTTCCAACCAAGAAAGAGGTGTCTATAAAACTTCTGATGGTGGAAAAACCTGGAACAAAACTTTGTTTATAAATGACGCTACCGGTATTATTGATATGGCCTTTGCACCAAATAATTTCAACATACAATATGCGGCGGCCTGGCAAAAAGACCGTAAAGCTTGGAACTTTGAAGGTAATGGCGCTGCATCTGGAATTTATAAAAGTGTAGATGGAGGTAGCAACTGGTCTTTGGTTACAACTCCAGAAAGTGGGTTCCCCACAGGAGAAGGAGTTGGTAGAATTGGACTTGCTGTTTTTGACGATAATACGGTTTATGCCGTGCATGACAGTCAGTTTAGAAGAGAGAAAAAAGCAACAGAGAAGAAAGATGAGCTTATCAAAGATGATTTTAAAACTATGGACAAGGAAGCTTTCCTGGCTTTGGATGTTAAAAAACTCAATGATTATTTGAAGACCAATGGCTTTCAAGAAAAGTACAGAGCAGAGAACGTAAAACAAATGGTGCGTAGTGGTGCAGTAAAACCAGTTGATCTTGCCAAGTATTTAGAAAATGCCAATTCCCTTTTATTTGACACCCCAGTTGTAGGTGCCGAAGTATACAGAAGTGATGACGCTGGAGCCACTTGGAAAAAGATGAATGAAAATTTTATAAATGATCTGTTCTATAGTTATGGTTATTATTTTGCTCAAATAAGAGTTGACCCAAGCAACAAGAATCGTATTTATTTGGCAGGGGTTCCCTTGATTAAATCTGAGGATGGTGGAAATACATACACCTCCATTGGAAAGGAAAATGTGCATGCGGATCATCACGCTCTTTGGGTCAATCCAAAAATGCCAGGTCATCTTATAAACGGGAATGATGGTGGCTTAAATATTTCGTATAATGATGGTCAACATTGGATGAAAAACAACTCACCTACCGTGGCTCAGTTCTATGCCATAAATGTGGATAATGAAAAACCTTATAATGTATATGGCGGTCTACAGGATAATGGTGTTTGGAAAGGCGCACATAATAACAAACAGGATAGCCATTGGCACCAAACCGGAGAAAACCCATGGAAGATGATCATGGGCGGTGATGGTATGCAGGTACAGATTGATAATAGAAATGCCAATATCGTGTATACTGGTTTTCAATTTGGAAACTATTATCGTTTGGATTTGGAAAATAACAAACGAAAATACATTCAGCCCAAACATGAGTTGGGCGAATCTCCATATCGATTCAATTGGCAAACACCAATCTTATTGTCCCCGCACAATCAAGACATTCTTTATTTGGGAGGAAACAAGTTACATCGTTCTTTAAACCAAGGTGATGATTGGGAGGCCATTTCTGAAGACTTAACACAAGGAGGTAAAAAAGGTAATGTTGCATACGGTACCATAGCAACTATTTCAGAATCCACATTCAAATTTGGTTTGATCTATACAGGTAGTGACGACGGTTTGGTTCAAGTTTCCAAAAACGGTGGTGGAAGTTGGGAAAATATCTCTTCCTCTTTCCCTAAAAATTTATGGGTGAGTGAAGTTGCTGCATCCAAACATAAAAAGGAACGGGTATATGCTACCTTGAACGGATATCGTTGGGATGATTTTGCCCCGTATGTATTTGTAAGCGACAATTATGGGAAAAGCTGGAAAAACATTTCTGGTAATATTCCAGCTTCTCCAGTAAATGCTTTAGTAGAGGATTCAGAAAACGAAGACCTTTTATTTGTAGGAACGGATAATGGTCTTTATGTAAGCTTCAATCGTGGAGATACATGGGAGTTGTTCCAAAACGGCATGCCAAATGTGGCAGTGCATGATCTGGTAATTCAGCCAGAAGCAAAGCATTTGCTTATTGGCACGCACGGACGCAGTATTTACAAAGCAGATATTGCGGCATTACAGCAAATAAACCACGAAGTACTCTCCAAAGATTTGGTGGTTTTTGGTGTTGAAGACATAAAACATTCGAAAAGCTGGGGTAACTCATGGAGTTCTTGGATAACGCCAGATACCCCCGGATTGGATGTGAACTTTTATTGTGCGGCACCAGGTACATGCACTGCCAAAGTACTTACAGCTAACGGTACGGAAGTAAGTTCAACAGAGATGGATGTAAGCAAAGGTTTAAACGTCCTTTCCTATGATCTGGCATTTTCCAAGAAAGGAAAAAGTAATTTTCTAAAGAAGAACAAAATGAAGCTTACCGAGGCCAAAAATGGAAAGACCTACCTTCCAAAAGGAAGCTACGTGGTAGAAATCTCTGTAAATGGTAAGGTTGAAAAAATTGAATTTAAAATAGAGTAA
- the thiL gene encoding thiamine-phosphate kinase: MIEDKNPQRTSLENLGEFGLIKHLTKNFELNQDSSVVGIGDDAAVLDFKDKKTIVTTDMLVEGVHFDLSYMPLKHLGYKSVIVNLSDIYAMNARATQITVSIAVSNRFPLEALEEFYEGVAMACQMYKVDLVGGDTTSSTKGMLVSITALGIAEENEIVYRNGTKPNELLVVTGDLGGAYLGLQVLEREKEVFKVNPNNQPDLEPYSYVVERQLKPEARMDVVELLEKLEVKPTAMIDISDGLSSEILHLCEQSGVGCNLFEDKIPLDPTVISAAEEFKMDSTMIALSGGEDYELLMTIDQADFPKIKGNPNLTVIGHMASKEEGAHLITRGDTKIPLSAQGWNSFTS; this comes from the coding sequence ATGATAGAAGATAAGAATCCGCAAAGAACATCGCTTGAGAATTTAGGGGAATTTGGATTGATTAAGCATTTGACCAAAAACTTTGAGTTAAATCAAGATTCATCAGTTGTAGGAATAGGTGATGATGCCGCCGTCTTGGATTTTAAAGACAAAAAAACAATAGTTACCACGGATATGCTGGTAGAGGGAGTTCATTTTGACCTCAGCTATATGCCTTTAAAACATTTGGGCTATAAATCTGTCATTGTAAACCTTTCGGATATTTATGCCATGAATGCAAGGGCAACTCAAATTACCGTTTCCATTGCGGTCTCCAACAGATTTCCGTTAGAGGCACTTGAAGAATTTTACGAAGGTGTAGCAATGGCTTGCCAAATGTACAAGGTGGATTTGGTTGGTGGAGATACTACCTCATCTACAAAAGGTATGCTGGTTAGTATTACCGCTTTGGGAATTGCTGAGGAAAATGAAATCGTTTATAGAAACGGTACCAAACCAAATGAATTGTTGGTCGTTACCGGCGACTTGGGTGGCGCCTATCTTGGGCTTCAAGTTTTGGAACGTGAAAAAGAGGTCTTTAAAGTAAACCCGAACAATCAGCCAGACCTTGAACCTTATTCTTATGTTGTTGAGCGTCAATTAAAACCAGAGGCCAGAATGGATGTTGTTGAACTATTGGAAAAACTTGAGGTGAAGCCTACTGCAATGATCGATATTAGTGATGGCCTCTCTTCTGAGATTTTGCACTTATGTGAACAAAGTGGTGTGGGCTGTAATCTTTTTGAAGATAAAATTCCTTTGGATCCTACGGTCATCTCAGCAGCAGAAGAATTTAAAATGGACTCTACCATGATTGCTTTGAGCGGTGGTGAGGATTATGAATTGTTAATGACCATTGATCAAGCAGATTTTCCAAAAATAAAGGGCAATCCCAACCTAACGGTTATTGGGCATATGGCATCTAAAGAAGAAGGAGCGCATTTAATTACTAGGGGAGATACAAAAATTCCATTATCGGCACAGGGATGGAATTCATTTACATCATAA